In one window of Zestosphaera sp. DNA:
- a CDS encoding ATPase domain-containing protein: MHRCVPTHNEVLDLRLGGGFPHPSYIVVEGDNGSGKTALIQQIIYGALSENLSSLVIITERTTREFLSDAAEIRLDLSRYFIKGSLRVYTANLRGLRWGRLTNSKILDILSSFFEERSTDYDLIAVDSLTHLIHGVWLGKVLNFFKNLRLLVRRGNTLILTLHPRVLPEDMRAKVVGVSDVYISLSNIDFGGKNYKALNLIKMKGFNAGADSSIIFDIDPAIGIKIVPLKATKV; encoded by the coding sequence ATGCATAGGTGTGTGCCGACACATAATGAAGTTCTAGATTTAAGGTTGGGTGGGGGGTTTCCCCACCCTTCCTACATAGTGGTTGAGGGTGATAATGGTTCTGGAAAGACCGCGTTGATTCAGCAGATTATTTATGGTGCCTTATCAGAGAATTTGAGTTCTTTGGTGATAATTACTGAGAGAACTACTAGAGAGTTTCTCAGTGACGCGGCCGAGATACGGTTAGATCTGAGTAGGTACTTCATAAAAGGCTCGCTGAGAGTCTACACGGCTAACTTAAGAGGCTTGAGGTGGGGTAGGCTAACTAACTCTAAGATTCTCGACATACTGAGTAGTTTCTTCGAGGAACGCTCAACTGATTACGACCTAATCGCAGTTGATAGTCTTACTCACTTAATTCACGGTGTTTGGCTAGGTAAAGTCTTGAATTTTTTCAAGAACTTAAGGCTCCTAGTTAGGAGAGGCAATACTCTAATACTCACGCTACATCCCAGGGTCCTACCAGAAGATATGAGAGCTAAGGTAGTAGGCGTTTCCGACGTGTATATTAGCTTAAGCAACATAGATTTCGGCGGCAAGAATTACAAGGCGCTTAATTTAATTAAGATGAAGGGATTTAATGCTGGTGCTGACTCCTCAATAATCTTCGATATTGATCCTGCTATAGGAATAAAGATAGTTCCGCTTAAAGCTACTAAAGTGTGA
- the rpl4p gene encoding 50S ribosomal protein L4, which translates to MSEKLLVSEKIVEKKVPVYDASGNVIGEVVLPNVFSFPVRKDLIRRAFLASFTARLQPKGRDPLAGKRRVGESWGIGHSVARVPRLDNGRAVLAPMTRGGRLAHPPRVEKVVRERINKKEKVRAIASAIAATSHPELVRLRGHLFEKEVLPIVVDDQALSVVKTSDAKKLLKGLGVFVDVERAHNKTRIRAGKGKMRGRRYVRPKSLLIVVHEENLDTYKAFRNLPGVDVVPASMLSVIHLAPGGVPGRLTIYTKSALEVLRKRFEVMSF; encoded by the coding sequence ATGTCTGAGAAACTACTCGTGAGTGAGAAAATAGTGGAGAAGAAGGTTCCTGTGTATGATGCTAGTGGTAACGTAATCGGTGAGGTGGTTCTTCCTAACGTTTTTTCTTTTCCGGTAAGGAAAGACTTAATTAGGAGGGCTTTCTTAGCTTCCTTTACTGCTAGGTTGCAGCCTAAAGGGAGAGACCCCTTAGCTGGTAAGAGAAGAGTTGGTGAATCGTGGGGTATAGGGCATAGTGTAGCTAGGGTGCCCAGGCTTGATAACGGTCGTGCGGTCTTAGCTCCTATGACTAGGGGTGGCAGGCTAGCTCACCCACCTAGAGTCGAGAAAGTTGTTAGGGAGAGGATAAATAAGAAAGAGAAGGTCAGGGCTATTGCTTCAGCTATAGCCGCTACTAGTCATCCTGAATTAGTTAGGCTGAGAGGTCACTTATTCGAAAAAGAAGTCTTACCAATAGTAGTTGATGATCAGGCGCTGAGTGTCGTTAAGACTAGTGATGCTAAGAAGTTGCTTAAGGGCCTGGGTGTTTTCGTGGATGTCGAGAGAGCACACAATAAGACTAGGATTAGGGCTGGTAAGGGTAAGATGAGGGGCAGGAGGTACGTGAGGCCTAAGTCTCTCTTGATTGTAGTGCATGAGGAGAATCTCGACACATACAAAGCTTTCAGAAACTTACCCGGGGTTGACGTAGTTCCTGCTAGTATGTTGAGTGTGATACACTTAGCTCCTGGGGGTGTTCCGGGAAGGCTAACTATATACACTAAGTCTGCTTTAGAAGTACTCAGGAAGAGGTTTGAGGTGATGAGCTTTTGA
- a CDS encoding winged helix-turn-helix domain-containing protein, with protein MSAYNEDRESLVSYEIIYRILNHMESKGRSLKTRILYASNLNSKSLEKYLDFLLKKNLISEVCINGKKFYVLTARGREFLYKLRKIREDINNHRPKRLSDLVKNMYLEKRVTVNTYELNNKRLHVVIVDSDSTTKETLSELILSYVNARIDGDEVLGVIPSRLYDRVIEILNDLGRAASLRLYTYNEREDLEDLTLRIVSLLRSLDTQYRIII; from the coding sequence ATGTCTGCTTATAATGAGGATAGAGAGAGTTTAGTATCTTATGAGATAATCTACAGGATCCTCAATCATATGGAAAGTAAGGGTAGGTCTTTGAAGACTAGGATTCTCTATGCTTCAAACCTAAACTCAAAGTCTCTAGAGAAGTACTTAGATTTTCTATTAAAAAAGAACTTAATATCTGAGGTTTGCATTAATGGGAAGAAGTTTTACGTACTCACAGCTAGAGGGAGAGAATTCCTTTATAAGTTGAGGAAAATTAGGGAAGATATAAATAATCATCGCCCTAAGAGGCTCTCAGACTTAGTTAAGAATATGTATTTAGAAAAACGAGTGACTGTAAACACTTATGAATTGAATAATAAGAGATTACACGTAGTAATAGTTGATAGTGATTCAACAACTAAGGAGACTCTGTCTGAGTTAATACTTAGTTACGTTAACGCGAGAATAGATGGTGATGAAGTGCTAGGCGTTATTCCCTCAAGACTATATGATAGAGTAATAGAGATACTTAACGATTTAGGGAGAGCTGCTTCGTTAAGACTCTACACATATAATGAACGCGAAGATTTAGAAGACTTAACTCTTAGGATAGTTAGCTTATTAAGAAGTTTAGACACTCAGTATAGGATAATTATTTAA
- a CDS encoding archaellin/type IV pilin N-terminal domain-containing protein: MTGIEAAIVMIAFVVVAAALAFVVLNMGMFTTQRARETINTGLAHASSVLEVDGSITALVNSNGNGVELISIPLRLAPGKDNIDLNPEKLTVALFVTGTTSLAYENIYSKVMSGSDFSLSSLNTTIEAGSSPNATMVFVIERVEDTVLSYGEKVLLIIKFPEGSHPAPYDNIRVEIRTPDGAPLTVERVVPAILPSGQAVSLG, translated from the coding sequence ATAACCGGGATAGAAGCAGCTATAGTCATGATAGCCTTCGTAGTAGTCGCGGCAGCACTAGCCTTTGTAGTACTAAACATGGGCATGTTCACAACCCAGAGAGCAAGAGAAACAATAAACACAGGACTAGCACATGCCTCCTCAGTACTAGAAGTAGACGGCTCAATAACCGCGCTAGTTAACAGCAACGGGAACGGTGTAGAACTAATCAGCATACCTTTAAGACTAGCGCCAGGAAAAGACAACATAGACTTAAACCCAGAGAAGCTAACTGTAGCACTCTTCGTAACTGGCACCACAAGCTTAGCTTATGAAAACATATACTCTAAGGTGATGAGCGGAAGTGACTTCAGCCTAAGTAGTCTTAACACGACGATTGAAGCCGGTAGCAGTCCAAATGCAACCATGGTATTCGTCATAGAGAGGGTTGAGGACACCGTATTATCTTATGGTGAAAAAGTCCTCTTGATTATCAAGTTCCCCGAGGGCTCACACCCAGCACCATACGACAACATAAGAGTCGAGATTAGAACTCCTGATGGTGCTCCACTGACTGTTGAGAGAGTTGTCCCAGCTATACTGCCCTCAGGACAGGCAGTAAGTCTAGGGTGA
- a CDS encoding DEAD/DEAH box helicase, with product MLEDAARLLNAEVAELAKKVGLAELTPIQEKAIPAILSGHHVLVVAPTGSGKTEAAMLPILTMMCKKRSEVSPITVIYVTPLRALNRDMLRRLGILGDMLGFKVAVRHGDTPSTARKLMSLSPPHILITTPETLAYVLVNKDLRNYLKNVKWVVIDEFHELINSKRGVHLLADLERLEKIAGRYQRVALSASIGDLNKVKSLLAPGRLVIDVSIPMSRESEIRVAVAQSSSPTSSESRNAVVDKVLELLTRFRSVIVFTNTRDEAEWLGTMLCKRGLSVEVHHGSLSKKVREEVEKKLKEGLLRAVVSTSSLELGIDVGHVDAVIQVSSPRQAVKLLQRVGRSSHKLWLKAVGYVVTSKNLDDASESLVIARRTSNYDLEKPNIFKGSLDVLAHLLVGLGLEENFTLDEALKILRKSYPYAELPEEDLQKVIDLLVDLKYLKRLPDNTYAATSKGRIYYLKTTMIVESSQYDVIDVVTGSHVGRLDEEFVAISADENSNIVLSGRVWKVLGIDEETKKIFVELSNEEEALIPTWSGENIPVDFRVAREVCALRRMIVSGSDLSNYLRFVDDVSVLSYLSTVLRDHVGKGYPLPTEKEVLVEVSRNSNVLAVIHSCLGSRGNLGLAHVVSYYLSKMLGVKPVMKSDPYRVYVLLPSSTSESVVATLLENLLSNLTSEEVVSYLRESLLKSTLAEYVARKVLVRLGIMPEDAPSQVIKTLISRYLSHEIVSKEVLNEILTRYVDSEVLESFFRGFKSGHLTKNIVVSSELSPIALEGLKVAGGYGRVEVEKLPRNVVVELLKKRLLEKEVRLYCLKCGNSWRDVVKNLPERVTCNRCGYSVVGTYFGNEDLSSLVKKVIRYGAKYEFLVSEEEKRKYKELVASARLVLAFGKKAVIALAARGVGPHNAVKALSSSSEEEFYLSIYELERNYVKTRRYWDVGK from the coding sequence ATGCTGGAAGACGCGGCAAGACTGCTGAATGCGGAGGTTGCTGAGTTAGCTAAGAAAGTAGGTCTAGCTGAGTTAACCCCCATACAAGAAAAAGCTATTCCCGCTATTTTATCAGGACATCACGTACTCGTAGTAGCGCCAACAGGTAGCGGCAAGACTGAAGCAGCAATGTTGCCAATACTTACTATGATGTGTAAGAAGAGAAGTGAGGTCTCACCCATAACAGTTATTTACGTGACTCCTCTGAGAGCTCTTAACAGAGACATGCTACGCAGGTTAGGCATCTTAGGCGATATGTTAGGGTTTAAAGTAGCTGTCAGACATGGCGACACGCCGAGTACTGCCAGAAAGTTAATGAGTCTCTCACCACCCCACATCCTGATAACTACTCCTGAGACTTTAGCTTACGTTCTAGTCAACAAAGACTTAAGAAATTACTTAAAGAACGTTAAGTGGGTAGTGATAGACGAGTTTCACGAGCTGATTAATAGCAAGAGAGGGGTTCACCTACTAGCTGATTTAGAAAGACTTGAGAAGATTGCGGGAAGATACCAGCGTGTAGCTCTTTCAGCTAGCATAGGCGACTTAAACAAAGTTAAGAGTCTTCTAGCTCCCGGCAGACTAGTTATCGATGTCTCAATACCTATGTCTAGAGAATCTGAGATTAGGGTAGCTGTCGCGCAATCCAGCTCACCAACAAGTAGCGAGTCCAGAAATGCCGTAGTCGACAAGGTTTTAGAGCTATTAACTAGGTTTAGGAGTGTTATAGTGTTCACTAATACCAGAGACGAAGCTGAGTGGCTTGGAACAATGCTTTGTAAGCGCGGACTCTCGGTTGAGGTGCACCACGGCTCTCTATCAAAGAAAGTCAGGGAAGAAGTAGAGAAGAAGCTCAAGGAAGGTTTGCTAAGAGCAGTTGTTTCTACTTCTAGCTTAGAACTAGGCATTGACGTAGGTCACGTAGACGCAGTTATTCAAGTGTCTTCTCCTAGACAAGCTGTGAAGTTGCTTCAGAGGGTCGGTAGATCATCACATAAGCTGTGGCTGAAGGCAGTAGGGTATGTAGTAACTAGTAAGAACCTAGATGACGCGTCAGAATCTTTAGTCATTGCTAGGAGGACTTCAAACTACGACTTGGAGAAACCGAATATATTTAAAGGGTCTCTTGACGTCCTAGCTCACTTGTTAGTGGGCTTAGGTCTTGAAGAAAACTTCACTCTCGACGAGGCACTCAAGATTCTCAGGAAGAGTTACCCCTACGCAGAACTACCAGAAGAAGATCTTCAAAAAGTCATAGACTTACTGGTTGACTTGAAGTATCTGAAGAGACTACCTGATAACACTTACGCCGCGACTAGTAAGGGCAGGATCTATTATTTGAAAACAACCATGATTGTTGAGTCTTCACAGTATGACGTAATAGACGTAGTGACAGGTAGTCATGTAGGGAGGCTAGACGAGGAGTTCGTTGCTATATCAGCTGACGAAAACTCAAACATTGTTTTGTCAGGCAGGGTATGGAAGGTCCTCGGCATAGATGAAGAAACTAAGAAGATATTTGTGGAGTTGAGTAATGAGGAGGAAGCTTTGATTCCTACTTGGTCTGGCGAGAACATACCTGTTGATTTTAGGGTGGCTAGGGAAGTCTGTGCTCTCAGACGCATGATAGTTTCAGGGAGTGATTTAAGTAATTACTTGAGGTTCGTTGATGACGTCAGCGTCTTAAGTTACTTGAGCACGGTGTTAAGAGATCACGTAGGTAAGGGTTATCCCTTACCTACCGAGAAGGAAGTGCTTGTTGAGGTTAGTCGGAATAGCAACGTCTTAGCAGTTATTCATTCTTGTTTGGGGAGCAGAGGTAATTTAGGTCTTGCTCACGTGGTGTCTTATTACTTGAGTAAGATGCTCGGTGTAAAGCCTGTAATGAAGTCTGACCCTTACAGAGTCTACGTGCTCCTCCCAAGTAGCACTAGCGAGTCTGTCGTGGCAACTCTACTAGAGAATTTACTTAGTAATTTAACTAGCGAAGAGGTAGTTAGTTACTTGAGAGAGTCTTTACTTAAGTCGACTCTAGCCGAGTATGTGGCTAGGAAGGTCTTGGTAAGGCTTGGCATAATGCCTGAAGACGCTCCTTCTCAAGTTATTAAGACCTTAATTAGTAGATACTTAAGTCACGAAATAGTCAGTAAAGAAGTACTTAATGAGATCTTAACTCGCTACGTCGATTCTGAAGTTCTTGAAAGTTTTTTCAGAGGTTTTAAGTCAGGTCACTTAACTAAGAATATCGTGGTAAGTAGTGAGCTGTCCCCAATAGCGTTGGAAGGACTTAAAGTTGCTGGTGGATACGGTAGAGTAGAGGTAGAGAAGCTTCCTAGGAATGTGGTAGTTGAGTTACTCAAGAAGAGATTGCTTGAGAAAGAAGTAAGACTCTACTGTCTTAAGTGCGGTAACAGCTGGCGCGACGTCGTCAAGAACTTACCAGAGAGGGTAACCTGTAACAGGTGTGGTTACTCGGTAGTAGGCACATATTTTGGTAATGAAGACCTAAGTAGTTTAGTAAAGAAGGTCATTAGGTATGGCGCTAAATATGAGTTTTTAGTCAGCGAAGAAGAGAAGAGGAAATATAAGGAGTTAGTAGCTTCTGCAAGACTCGTCTTAGCTTTTGGTAAGAAAGCCGTGATTGCTTTAGCTGCTAGGGGCGTAGGTCCTCACAACGCCGTGAAGGCGCTGAGTTCCAGTAGTGAGGAAGAGTTTTACCTGTCAATTTACGAACTCGAAAGAAATTATGTGAAGACTAGGAGGTACTGGGACGTCGGCAAGTAG
- a CDS encoding helix-turn-helix domain-containing protein: MYSTYVSDRELMHKKIELIKELDTMLDFAKSTAQLEIILYLSSSRKNLTAREIAQALNMKLKTVYDALNKLTSKELVERTNDGGYKLTPLGSEFIEKLLKIITDSEFRGLQQTSLSTNNFNAMARNLVTFKYVHDVMLILALTDSDKVDVRKLAKILKTSEQTLSEHLELFCCKKEGCLGLLKKSAGSDTTYYSLTELGKQEVSKFVSYRRLKNNKLLRALMKVTRSLTPKQAVLRIAIMSYALSITGMYTILLNTYIGIIIFSTILAYLLAVMTAALYYDLS, encoded by the coding sequence ATGTATTCTACTTACGTGAGTGACAGAGAGCTAATGCATAAGAAGATAGAGCTCATAAAAGAACTAGATACTATGCTAGACTTTGCTAAGTCTACGGCTCAGTTAGAGATCATATTATACTTGAGTAGCTCTAGAAAAAATCTTACAGCCAGAGAAATCGCGCAAGCTCTCAACATGAAGCTCAAGACTGTTTATGACGCACTCAACAAGCTGACTAGTAAAGAACTCGTTGAGAGAACAAATGATGGCGGGTATAAACTCACTCCGTTAGGTAGTGAGTTTATTGAGAAGTTGCTGAAGATCATAACAGATAGTGAGTTTAGGGGACTCCAGCAGACTAGTCTAAGCACGAACAACTTCAACGCTATGGCGAGGAACTTAGTTACTTTCAAATACGTTCACGACGTCATGTTAATTCTAGCACTCACAGATTCTGATAAGGTAGATGTTAGGAAGCTCGCAAAGATCCTTAAGACTTCTGAGCAGACACTCTCTGAACACTTAGAACTCTTCTGTTGTAAGAAAGAAGGGTGTCTCGGACTACTAAAGAAGTCTGCAGGGAGCGACACCACATACTATTCACTTACCGAGTTAGGCAAGCAAGAAGTAAGTAAATTCGTGAGTTATAGGAGGTTAAAGAATAATAAGCTACTGAGAGCCTTAATGAAGGTGACGAGAAGCTTAACACCTAAGCAAGCAGTATTGAGAATAGCTATAATGAGCTACGCACTCTCTATAACCGGCATGTACACGATACTGCTTAACACATACATCGGAATAATAATATTCTCAACGATACTAGCTTACTTGCTAGCCGTAATGACTGCAGCACTATATTACGACTTATCATAA
- a CDS encoding ATPase, T2SS/T4P/T4SS family, whose protein sequence is MISSKLPLLAKSFNITRSLRKKRAVTESTACHIPYYSDVEPWYLRQYISRKTSESDDIKVVDKLGSEHKFLKNYSLIYPVGGGVFIHVSSRKLSRGYPSYVVIEPPRPPEKILYFVEEKVARLIPEEYVPKSPDDKVCLLLRLIDEVYSKWSGELLRYLSDGVSREELKSVVAYHVVRDKVGVGVIEPFLRDPYLEDISCSGLGSIYVVHKYFGSMESSVGFLNENELNAFLISLAEKIGKPLSSARPIVDATLPDGSRINIVFGNDVSLRGSNFTIRRVLKTPASVTQLISWGTFDARIAAYMWMLLSEGMSGFICGETASGKTTSLTAMIPFIRPSAKIVSIEDTAEVVVPHPNWVRELTRDTGRPESSVSMFDLLKSALRQRPNYIIVGEIRGAEGSIAFQAIQSVAWETPVLIKEVRTGRVKLVPIGEFVDKFFSDDAEGKRYVSGYEVLSLSKSGKVIWSPINYVLRHKTNTIYEIIYEGGGRLRVTGSHSVFVLDMKSMKVVPKLVSQLEEGDFLVSFVKNFDRAGSKQNASFGNLNLRELFSRPMTLWLMITSLLNTQAFKTLESLKASKESIIYYVSDEKVATAATWFARLLGFESYMSVLKGNEQSYEVVVCLPREEVPVRILDALRHVIQNSSISLNEHRLLRKSGNNSREFVSKKVVEDVIESFKEDLSLLNESDATLLGRIKTLLRSDLVFLKVLRISKSRYDGFVYDISVPESELFLGGFLPTALHNTGHPVLSTFHASDIDTLTQRLTNNPINIPKTNIGALNFAWFQSAVYTKEGFLARKMVKLYEVIGYYPQNDSIIAIPVFVWDPVNDKFVFSGRGTSYLLEEKIAVMRGIPRSRVSEIYDELELRTLFIKELVEKKVFDYWDVWRAIIKSREVGIEKAIDLLRKGALI, encoded by the coding sequence ATGATTTCCTCAAAACTACCTCTACTCGCTAAGTCCTTCAACATAACGAGGAGTTTACGTAAAAAGAGGGCTGTGACTGAGAGTACTGCCTGCCATATTCCTTACTACAGTGATGTAGAGCCGTGGTATCTCAGACAATACATATCTAGAAAGACTTCCGAGTCCGATGACATTAAAGTAGTTGATAAACTTGGTAGCGAGCATAAGTTCCTGAAAAACTACAGTCTTATTTATCCTGTCGGTGGCGGCGTTTTCATTCACGTCTCTAGCAGGAAATTGAGTAGAGGTTACCCAAGCTATGTAGTCATAGAACCTCCCAGACCACCAGAGAAAATCCTTTACTTCGTTGAGGAGAAGGTAGCGAGGCTTATCCCAGAAGAGTACGTGCCTAAGTCTCCAGATGATAAAGTGTGTTTGTTGCTTAGACTAATTGACGAAGTTTATAGTAAGTGGTCTGGAGAATTATTACGTTACTTGAGTGATGGAGTCTCTCGCGAAGAGCTTAAGAGTGTAGTAGCTTATCACGTGGTGAGGGATAAGGTAGGTGTAGGAGTTATAGAGCCTTTCTTACGTGACCCGTACTTAGAAGACATCTCATGCAGTGGGTTGGGAAGCATATACGTCGTGCACAAGTACTTCGGCAGTATGGAGAGCAGTGTGGGGTTCCTGAACGAGAATGAGTTGAACGCGTTTCTAATATCGCTAGCTGAGAAGATAGGTAAGCCCTTATCTAGTGCTAGACCAATAGTTGATGCTACGCTACCTGACGGCTCTAGAATAAACATAGTTTTCGGCAACGACGTTAGCTTAAGAGGCTCTAACTTCACTATTAGGCGAGTTTTGAAGACCCCGGCTAGCGTAACGCAACTCATTAGCTGGGGGACTTTCGACGCGAGAATCGCAGCCTACATGTGGATGCTGTTAAGTGAAGGTATGAGCGGCTTCATATGTGGTGAGACAGCTAGCGGCAAAACCACCTCGCTTACAGCTATGATACCCTTCATAAGACCTTCTGCTAAGATAGTCTCCATAGAGGATACCGCGGAAGTAGTGGTCCCACACCCTAACTGGGTGAGGGAATTAACTAGAGATACAGGAAGACCTGAAAGTAGCGTGTCAATGTTTGATTTACTTAAGTCTGCGCTTAGGCAGAGACCAAATTACATAATCGTTGGTGAGATTAGAGGTGCTGAAGGCTCGATAGCTTTTCAAGCTATTCAAAGCGTTGCCTGGGAGACTCCAGTCTTGATTAAGGAAGTGAGGACTGGCAGAGTAAAGCTAGTTCCTATAGGTGAATTCGTGGATAAGTTCTTTAGTGACGACGCTGAAGGAAAGAGATATGTTAGTGGTTATGAGGTCTTGTCACTCAGCAAGTCAGGCAAGGTTATTTGGTCTCCCATAAACTACGTCCTGAGACATAAGACTAACACGATTTACGAGATAATTTATGAGGGTGGGGGACGTTTAAGAGTCACGGGCTCGCACAGCGTTTTCGTTCTTGACATGAAGTCTATGAAGGTTGTACCTAAGCTCGTCTCACAACTTGAAGAAGGCGATTTCCTAGTCTCTTTCGTTAAGAACTTTGATAGAGCAGGTAGCAAGCAGAATGCCTCGTTTGGTAATCTTAACTTAAGAGAACTCTTCTCACGTCCGATGACTTTATGGTTGATGATTACTAGTCTTCTCAACACTCAAGCTTTTAAGACGCTTGAATCACTTAAAGCTTCAAAAGAATCAATTATTTACTACGTAAGTGATGAGAAGGTTGCTACCGCGGCGACTTGGTTTGCTAGGTTGCTAGGTTTTGAGTCTTATATGTCTGTCTTAAAGGGCAATGAACAATCTTACGAGGTTGTAGTGTGTCTGCCAAGAGAAGAGGTCCCGGTGCGCATATTGGATGCTTTACGACACGTCATTCAAAACTCAAGTATCTCTCTTAACGAGCACAGACTTTTGAGGAAGTCAGGCAATAATTCAAGAGAATTCGTTTCTAAGAAGGTAGTTGAAGACGTAATTGAATCCTTTAAAGAAGACTTAAGCCTCCTTAACGAAAGCGACGCAACTCTCTTAGGCAGGATCAAAACACTCCTAAGAAGTGATTTAGTCTTCCTAAAGGTTCTCAGAATTAGTAAATCTAGGTATGACGGATTTGTTTACGACATATCGGTCCCCGAGTCTGAGTTATTCCTAGGTGGTTTCCTTCCTACAGCTCTCCACAATACCGGTCACCCAGTCTTATCAACGTTCCACGCGTCAGACATCGACACGTTAACACAGAGACTAACTAACAACCCAATAAATATTCCTAAAACTAACATAGGTGCTCTCAACTTCGCCTGGTTTCAGTCAGCTGTCTATACTAAGGAGGGCTTCTTAGCTAGGAAGATGGTTAAGCTCTACGAGGTAATTGGTTACTACCCGCAAAATGACAGCATCATAGCCATACCCGTGTTTGTGTGGGATCCTGTAAATGACAAATTTGTTTTTAGCGGTAGGGGAACTAGCTACCTGCTAGAAGAGAAGATAGCTGTGATGAGAGGCATACCTAGAAGCAGAGTTAGTGAGATTTACGACGAGCTCGAGTTAAGAACTTTATTTATCAAAGAATTAGTTGAGAAGAAAGTTTTTGATTATTGGGATGTGTGGAGAGCTATTATTAAGTCTAGGGAAGTAGGTATCGAGAAAGCTATTGACCTTCTAAGAAAAGGTGCTCTGATTTGA
- a CDS encoding 50S ribosomal protein L3: MARRKWSAPRRGSLGVRPRKRAAEFVPSVRAWPEVTLGSPKPLAFLGYKVGMTHVILVDDRPGRPTYGQEIFVPVTVVETPPMIPLAARFYEATVAGLKTLTEVWTRPPEELEIHRRIKTLSVTAGASEETLKKLEEMRDSIARVSLIMASQPKLTGGLSKKVPDVIEVKLGGGDLKTQIEYAVSVLGKPLRVSDVFSVGQFIDVIGVTKGKGFQGVIKRFGVRELPKWHKHRKGHRRIGARSPAFGAISPVPQPGQMGFHRRTEYNKRILIIGDDGSKITPVGSFPHYGQVRTDYIVLAGSVQGTPKRPLVLRWPIRPPSWVPDKAPKIVYISLESKI, encoded by the coding sequence ATGGCTAGAAGGAAATGGAGTGCTCCGCGAAGAGGCTCTCTAGGTGTTAGGCCTAGGAAAAGAGCTGCCGAGTTTGTGCCGTCTGTGAGGGCGTGGCCTGAAGTAACGTTAGGTAGTCCTAAGCCGCTCGCTTTCTTAGGCTATAAAGTGGGAATGACTCACGTAATATTAGTAGATGACCGTCCTGGAAGACCAACTTACGGACAAGAAATTTTCGTTCCAGTAACTGTTGTTGAGACTCCCCCTATGATACCGCTTGCGGCTAGATTTTATGAAGCTACTGTAGCAGGCCTCAAAACTTTAACTGAGGTCTGGACTAGACCTCCTGAGGAGTTAGAGATTCATAGGAGGATTAAGACTCTCTCTGTGACAGCAGGCGCTTCCGAGGAAACTCTTAAGAAGCTTGAAGAAATGAGAGACAGTATTGCTAGAGTGTCCCTAATAATGGCCTCTCAACCTAAGCTGACTGGTGGTCTTAGTAAGAAAGTTCCTGACGTCATTGAGGTTAAGTTAGGCGGTGGGGACTTGAAAACTCAGATAGAGTATGCCGTGAGTGTTCTCGGAAAGCCTTTAAGAGTTTCTGATGTCTTTAGTGTTGGGCAGTTCATAGACGTTATTGGAGTTACTAAGGGGAAGGGCTTTCAGGGGGTGATAAAGAGGTTTGGTGTTAGGGAGTTGCCTAAGTGGCATAAACATAGGAAAGGTCATAGAAGGATCGGTGCTAGGAGCCCTGCATTCGGTGCTATAAGTCCGGTCCCTCAGCCAGGCCAGATGGGATTTCACAGAAGGACAGAATATAATAAGAGGATACTCATTATAGGCGATGACGGTAGCAAAATAACTCCCGTGGGTAGCTTCCCGCACTACGGTCAAGTAAGAACTGATTACATAGTGCTTGCAGGTTCTGTTCAGGGAACTCCCAAGAGACCCTTAGTTCTTAGATGGCCTATCAGACCTCCTAGCTGGGTGCCGGATAAGGCTCCTAAGATTGTTTATATAAGTCTTGAGAGTAAGATTTGA
- a CDS encoding 50S ribosomal protein L23 produces the protein MKDPASIIKRSLATEKTLSLIEKNNTLVFVVDLKATKGDIKEAVEKLFGVKVEKVNVLITMKGEKKAYVKLKPEYKASEVATRLGLI, from the coding sequence TTGAAGGACCCTGCGTCAATAATTAAGAGATCTTTAGCTACTGAGAAAACTCTCTCACTGATAGAGAAGAATAATACTTTAGTCTTTGTAGTTGACCTAAAAGCCACTAAAGGCGATATAAAAGAGGCTGTAGAGAAACTCTTTGGTGTTAAGGTAGAGAAAGTAAACGTTCTGATAACTATGAAGGGAGAGAAGAAAGCTTATGTTAAGCTTAAGCCAGAGTATAAAGCTAGCGAGGTAGCGACTAGGTTAGGTCTTATTTAG